The Anaerotignum propionicum DSM 1682 sequence TTGCTTGTTCCTTTGTCATCTTCTTTCGATCCACAGGAGCCAGCATAATGTTTTCCAACACATTTAAATGCGGAAACAGATTAAACTGCTGAAATACCATTCCAATGTTTTCTCTGATTTTATTGATATTTGAGCCTTTTGCAGTTAAGTCATTGTCATCAACAATAACGATACCGCCTGTAATTTCCTCCAGTCGGTTTAAACAGCGTAAGAAAGTGCTTTTGCCCGAACCCGAAGGACCAATTAAGCAAACCACTTCCCCCTCTTTCACCTCAAGATTAATCCCCTTGAGAACCTCAAGTTCACCAAAGCTTTTTTTTAGGCCTTCCACCTTAACCTTTACCATTTGCCAGCCTCCCTTCGATGATTTTTGCTACCTTTGTCAAAATTGTAATCACAATATAATACATGACTGCAATCACTGCATAGGTTTCAAAACCGCGAAAATTTCTTGCAACAATGAGGTTGCCCTGTCGCATCAACTCGGCACAACCAATCGTCGAAAGGATTGAGGTATCCTTTAACGTAATAATAAACTGATTTACCACCGATGGAATCACGATACGAATTGCCTGCGGCAAAATAATCTTTACCATAGCCACACCATAAGGCAGACCAAGGCTTCTCGCTGCTTCCATCTGACCTTTGTTTACCGCCATAATGCCACTGCGGAATATCTCCGATAAATAAGCCCCTGCGTTTAAGCAAAGCACAATAACTGCCGCAGAAAAGGGCTGAATCTTTATTTCCAAAACAGCGGGAATGGCAAAGTAAATGAATACCGCCTGTACCATCAAGGGTGTTCCCCGAATCAAGCTTAAATAGATACCCGAGAATACGTTCAATACCTTTATTTTAGAGATACTAAACATACAGGAAAAAATACCTATAATCAAAGCCAGAATCAGTGATAAAATCGTCATTTGTAACGTTAAGGACATCCCTCGCAAAAGCTGAGGAAAAATTCCTGTTGTGTATTCAATAAAATTTGAAAAGCCATTCATAAGGCATTGCTCCTTACTGCATTTTTATTTCTTGATATATTTATCTAATATTTCCTGATATTTTCCGTTTGCCTTCAAGTTTTCAAGTCCCTTGTTAAACATGTCTAAAAGCTCTGTGTTCTTGCCTTTGCCAACTGCAAAGCCATAGGAGCTGCCTTGTTCCATATCAGTAACCATTTTCAGTTCTACACCCTGGGTAATTGCATAACCCATTACAGGATAGTCCTCAAAACAAGCTACACTGTTGCCAGACATAACATCCATATACATTGCGCTGGAATCATCGAAGGTTATAGTCGTGAAACCATACTTTTCCTTGATGGATTCTGCGAAAGTTGCACCTTCGGTACCAATTTTGATTGCAACGGTTTTTCCAGATAAATCATCATAACTCTTAATATCTTCATTGCTCTTTGCAATGCCCATTACAACACCGCTATCAAAATAAGGTGTTGAAAAATCAAATTTCTGCTTTCTTTCATCTGTAATGCTCATACCGGCAATTACGCCGTCAGCCTGTCCAGCTTCCAAAGCCTGCACTGCTGGATTAAATCCCATAGGGTTCAATTCATATGTAAAGCCTTGATCTTCAGCAATTGCTGCCAACAAATCTAAATCAATACCAACATATTCTCCCGCCTCATTTTGAAATTCAAAGGGTGCAAATGTGGTATCAGTGGCAACAATGTATTTCTTCGCCACCTCAGTTGCCTTTTCAGCATCCTCATTACCAGCTTTGTTTGCATCACTGCCGC is a genomic window containing:
- a CDS encoding transporter substrate-binding domain-containing protein, coding for MSLFKKVTVTAMAFAMVMGLAACGGSDANKAGNEDAEKATEVAKKYIVATDTTFAPFEFQNEAGEYVGIDLDLLAAIAEDQGFTYELNPMGFNPAVQALEAGQADGVIAGMSITDERKQKFDFSTPYFDSGVVMGIAKSNEDIKSYDDLSGKTVAIKIGTEGATFAESIKEKYGFTTITFDDSSAMYMDVMSGNSVACFEDYPVMGYAITQGVELKMVTDMEQGSSYGFAVGKGKNTELLDMFNKGLENLKANGKYQEILDKYIKK
- a CDS encoding amino acid ABC transporter permease, whose translation is MNGFSNFIEYTTGIFPQLLRGMSLTLQMTILSLILALIIGIFSCMFSISKIKVLNVFSGIYLSLIRGTPLMVQAVFIYFAIPAVLEIKIQPFSAAVIVLCLNAGAYLSEIFRSGIMAVNKGQMEAARSLGLPYGVAMVKIILPQAIRIVIPSVVNQFIITLKDTSILSTIGCAELMRQGNLIVARNFRGFETYAVIAVMYYIVITILTKVAKIIEGRLANGKG